A single Sulfurimonas aquatica DNA region contains:
- a CDS encoding 6-hydroxymethylpterin diphosphokinase MptE-like protein yields MQDLSIEEKAIYTYNENIMFFQATQPELFNKIDSLTHAIEKKFHHERYSLEYKDDYFDVMEIKSEKYLYTLNSIKHAKVIAKSVDFTKTGNVYETFYNVTISDEFAKELEEQGIANNSYSGAASLISYSNKNADKTTHMKKLYKFIFLGTGLGLHLSEVHKKINSNVYFIVEDDLELFRLSLFVTNYKELTNNGAELVFSIFDEDTEFRKKTNIFLNKQFVYNHYIKFFHLLSHSEKKLKHLQSTIVGQTYLTFNYSALSISILRPLIHLQNGYKLLDIKSSYATSQLAKKPVLLLGAGPSFQNNIEWIQQNHKKFIVVAVSALLSKLEELNIKPDIITHVHGFSDALPHIQKIKDISFFDKTIALFGGFTEPAFLKYFKQENIYIFEGSSRYKHGHGGLTSSNIGSLSFALLLSLDSKEMYLLGLDFALDQESGQTHSNTHEYVGNIKLEEDDELGGELVYKKSVLKVKGNLREEVFTTLLMDGWKTECNMLSRNFKKENMHTYNFSDGAYIDDTIATNIDDFNTDALSTINKDKLYDSLTKTFNEKSENFLNEDEMKDLQKRLDYCNDIIEVIQKHIESNHHNLDHYHYNILGVFQELLAETPDSTTSDMDYIITMYMQFVSGYIFDLINTQEITNHKKLIKHLDRVVMPQIIRVIEYFKEIIQDYIEYQKDK; encoded by the coding sequence ATGCAAGATTTGAGCATAGAAGAAAAAGCCATATACACTTACAACGAAAATATTATGTTTTTTCAAGCTACTCAACCAGAACTGTTTAATAAAATAGATTCTCTCACACATGCTATAGAAAAAAAGTTTCACCATGAGCGCTACTCCCTAGAATATAAAGACGACTATTTTGATGTAATGGAGATAAAGAGTGAAAAATATCTCTATACTCTCAATAGCATCAAACATGCCAAAGTAATCGCTAAGAGTGTTGACTTTACTAAAACGGGAAACGTATACGAAACTTTTTACAATGTAACCATCTCAGATGAATTTGCAAAAGAGTTAGAAGAACAAGGAATCGCTAACAATAGTTATTCTGGAGCTGCAAGCCTTATCAGCTATTCAAATAAAAATGCAGATAAAACTACACATATGAAAAAGCTCTATAAATTTATTTTTCTAGGCACTGGCTTAGGTTTACACTTAAGTGAAGTTCATAAAAAGATAAACTCAAATGTATATTTTATCGTTGAGGATGACTTAGAACTTTTTAGACTATCGCTTTTTGTCACTAATTATAAAGAGCTGACTAATAATGGAGCTGAACTTGTATTTTCAATATTTGATGAAGATACAGAATTTAGAAAGAAAACTAATATTTTCTTAAATAAACAGTTTGTATACAATCACTATATCAAATTTTTTCACTTACTCAGCCATTCTGAAAAAAAACTAAAGCACCTACAAAGTACGATAGTTGGCCAAACTTATTTAACATTTAACTACTCCGCGCTGTCTATTAGTATACTTAGACCACTTATACATCTCCAAAATGGCTATAAGCTTCTAGACATAAAATCTTCCTATGCGACTAGTCAACTTGCAAAAAAACCTGTTTTACTTTTAGGTGCTGGACCATCATTTCAAAACAATATCGAGTGGATTCAACAAAATCACAAAAAGTTTATAGTCGTTGCAGTCAGTGCCTTACTTTCAAAACTCGAAGAGCTTAACATTAAACCCGATATTATTACTCATGTTCATGGATTTAGTGATGCGCTTCCACACATCCAAAAGATAAAAGACATCTCCTTTTTTGATAAAACCATTGCTCTATTTGGTGGATTTACCGAGCCCGCATTTTTAAAATACTTCAAACAAGAGAATATTTATATATTTGAAGGGAGTTCAAGGTATAAACATGGTCACGGTGGATTAACATCATCCAATATTGGTTCCTTATCTTTTGCTTTACTGTTATCTCTTGATTCAAAAGAGATGTATCTACTTGGTCTTGATTTTGCTCTAGATCAAGAGAGCGGTCAAACACACTCGAACACACACGAGTACGTAGGTAATATTAAACTTGAAGAAGATGATGAACTCGGCGGCGAATTAGTTTATAAAAAAAGTGTTCTTAAAGTAAAAGGAAATCTAAGAGAAGAAGTTTTTACCACTCTGCTTATGGATGGGTGGAAAACTGAATGTAATATGCTCTCAAGAAACTTTAAAAAAGAGAATATGCATACGTATAATTTTAGCGATGGTGCTTATATAGATGATACAATTGCAACAAATATTGACGACTTTAATACAGATGCTTTATCGACGATTAATAAAGATAAATTATACGATAGCCTAACAAAAACTTTCAATGAAAAATCTGAAAACTTTCTAAATGAAGATGAGATGAAAGACCTACAAAAACGTTTAGATTACTGTAATGATATAATTGAAGTCATTCAAAAGCATATAGAGTCCAATCATCACAATCTAGACCATTATCATTATAATATCTTAGGAGTTTTTCAAGAGCTTTTAGCTGAAACACCAGATTCAACAACCTCTGATATGGACTATATTATAACAATGTATATGCAGTTTGTATCGGGTTATATTTTTGACCTAATAAACACACAAGAGATAACTAATCATAAAAAACTTATTAAGCATTTAGATAGAGTTGTAATGCCTCAAATCATAAGAGTGATTGAATACTTTAAAGAAATAATTCAAGATTACATAGAGTATCAAAAAGATAAATAA
- a CDS encoding flagellin has product MGFRINTNVAAMNAHRNATNNNVGLDKSLSALSSGLRITKAADDSSGLAIANKLSAQSNGLGQAIRNANDGIGLIQTADGALDEYGNILNRIRTLAVQGANDTQDSDSRAFIGKEMARLTSELNHIAAETKFNGKQLLNATTSYTFQVGAFNGDTTKTNISGVTASAVIGAANLVSATSSLNRADFSDMIGQMDSAITTVDTLRATLGAAQNQLESTVRNISVTQVNVKAAESQIRDVDFAAESATFAKHNILAQSGSYAMSQANAVQQNVMRLLQ; this is encoded by the coding sequence ATGGGATTTAGAATAAATACAAATGTTGCGGCAATGAACGCACACAGAAATGCTACAAACAATAATGTAGGACTTGATAAAAGTTTAAGTGCATTATCTTCAGGTCTTAGAATTACTAAAGCTGCTGATGACTCATCAGGACTAGCAATAGCAAACAAACTTTCAGCTCAGTCAAATGGTTTAGGTCAAGCGATTCGTAATGCAAATGATGGAATTGGTCTTATCCAAACTGCAGATGGAGCACTAGATGAGTATGGAAATATCTTAAATAGAATTCGTACACTTGCAGTTCAAGGTGCCAATGATACTCAAGATAGTGATTCAAGAGCTTTTATTGGTAAAGAGATGGCAAGACTTACTAGTGAGCTTAACCATATCGCTGCAGAGACAAAATTCAATGGTAAACAACTTTTAAACGCGACAACTTCATATACTTTTCAAGTAGGTGCATTTAATGGGGACACAACTAAAACAAATATAAGTGGTGTAACTGCAAGTGCAGTTATTGGTGCTGCCAACCTAGTATCTGCAACTTCATCATTAAATCGTGCTGATTTTTCTGACATGATTGGTCAAATGGATAGTGCGATTACAACAGTTGATACACTAAGAGCAACTCTGGGTGCTGCACAAAATCAACTTGAGTCAACTGTTAGAAATATATCAGTAACACAAGTAAATGTTAAAGCAGCAGAATCACAAATTCGTGATGTTGACTTTGCAGCAGAATCTGCTACATTTGCTAAACATAATATACTTGCACAATCAGGTTCATATGCTATGAGTCAGGCTAATGCCGTTCAGCAAAATGTTATGAGATTATTACAGTAA
- a CDS encoding radical SAM/SPASM domain-containing protein, producing MKMKKKVNFDICTYCNHKCTFCSNSDPRTIKDQTSLVDFKKVMSNISKYVEISELGLSAKGEVLVNKEFASIVESCKKDFNVPYVYFSSNGALLSKEKAIEIIEAGADSIKFSINALDRESYKDVHLVDDFDLVIDNFKELLKLKKDRYQALKVTISSVINMDENILREEFKKLLGENFDLIDGISVYAISYTPKFDEISSSKVVTKKCSIPFKELYINSDGSLGLCCKDYFDAINFGSLKENDFLDVYNSEEFRSVREMHEKSAFPDNHLCKNCLLYGDQ from the coding sequence ATGAAGATGAAAAAAAAAGTTAACTTTGACATCTGTACTTATTGTAATCATAAATGCACATTTTGCTCAAACTCTGATCCAAGAACCATAAAAGATCAGACCTCGCTAGTTGACTTTAAAAAGGTTATGAGCAATATCTCTAAATATGTAGAGATATCAGAACTAGGTCTTTCTGCAAAAGGCGAAGTTTTGGTAAATAAAGAGTTCGCTTCAATAGTAGAGTCATGTAAAAAAGATTTTAATGTTCCTTATGTTTACTTTAGCAGTAATGGAGCTCTTCTAAGCAAAGAAAAAGCGATAGAGATTATAGAAGCTGGTGCGGATAGTATTAAATTTTCTATTAATGCACTCGATAGAGAAAGCTATAAAGATGTACACCTTGTAGATGATTTTGATCTTGTAATAGATAATTTTAAAGAGTTGCTAAAGCTGAAAAAAGATAGATATCAAGCCTTGAAAGTGACAATATCCTCCGTTATAAATATGGATGAAAATATCTTAAGAGAAGAGTTTAAAAAGCTATTAGGCGAAAATTTTGATTTAATAGATGGGATATCTGTATATGCTATTAGCTATACACCAAAATTTGATGAGATATCGTCTTCTAAAGTTGTTACAAAAAAGTGTTCGATACCATTTAAAGAGTTATATATAAACTCTGATGGCTCTCTTGGGCTTTGTTGTAAAGATTATTTTGACGCTATAAACTTTGGTTCACTTAAAGAGAATGATTTTTTAGATGTTTATAACTCTGAGGAGTTTAGGTCGGTACGGGAGATGCATGAAAAGAGTGCGTTCCCAGATAATCATCTTTGTAAAAACTGTCTCCTTTATGGTGATCAATAA
- a CDS encoding flagellin, translated as MGFRINTNVAAMNAHRNASNNNVGLDKSLSALSSGLRITKAADDSSGLAIANKLSAQSNGLGQAIRNANDGIGLIQTADGALDEYGNILNRIRTLAVQGANDTQDSDSRAFIGKEMLRLQSELTHIATETKFNGKALLATTATYTFQVGAFNGDVSKTVISNVALASMLATAMTASAGHGTATAAFTQAEFAALINGMDSAISTVDTIRATLGAAQNQLESTVRNISVTQVNVKAAESQIRDVDFAAESANFAKHNILAQSGSYAMSQANAVQQNVLRLLQ; from the coding sequence ATGGGATTTAGAATAAACACGAATGTCGCGGCGATGAACGCGCACAGGAATGCTTCAAACAATAATGTAGGACTTGACAAAAGTTTAAGTGCATTATCTTCAGGTCTTAGAATTACTAAAGCTGCTGATGATTCATCAGGATTAGCGATAGCAAACAAACTTTCAGCTCAGTCAAATGGTTTAGGTCAAGCGATTCGTAATGCAAATGATGGAATTGGACTTATCCAAACTGCAGATGGAGCTTTAGATGAGTATGGAAACATTTTAAATAGAATTCGTACACTTGCAGTTCAAGGTGCCAATGATACTCAAGATAGTGACTCAAGAGCTTTTATTGGTAAAGAGATGTTAAGACTTCAAAGTGAGTTGACACATATCGCTACGGAGACAAAGTTTAATGGTAAAGCATTATTAGCTACTACGGCTACATATACTTTCCAGGTAGGTGCATTTAATGGTGATGTCTCAAAAACGGTTATAAGTAATGTTGCTCTTGCCTCTATGCTAGCAACAGCAATGACGGCTTCTGCTGGACATGGTACAGCTACAGCTGCATTTACTCAAGCTGAATTTGCAGCACTTATTAATGGAATGGACAGTGCAATTTCAACAGTAGATACTATTAGAGCAACTCTGGGTGCTGCGCAAAATCAACTTGAATCAACTGTTAGAAATATATCAGTAACACAAGTAAATGTTAAAGCGGCAGAATCACAAATTCGTGATGTTGACTTTGCAGCAGAATCTGCAAACTTCGCTAAACACAACATTTTAGCTCAATCAGGTTCATATGCTATGAGTCAAGCTAATGCCGTTCAACAAAATGTATTGAGACTGTTACAGTAA
- a CDS encoding nucleotidyltransferase family protein, with protein MKSIDKIKLTTGSTIKEAMKAIDVGAMKIALVVDKDERLLGVLTDGDIRRALLGDMSFDSTVESIVQKNPLVCYINDSREDILAKAVGKKIYHMPILDMKDRVVGIEDIDSLLESRNRVNRVVLMVGGLGSRLRPLTEDTPKPMLKVGNKPILETIINNFKQYGFKDIILSVNYKADIVKSHFGDGSRFGVNIEYVYEDKRMGTAGALSLMSGKFDEPFFVMNGDLLTNVNFEHFLNFHMENDSRATMAVREYEYQVPYGVINQEEGAITSIVEKPIQRFYVNAGIYILDPCILKKIPYNIFYDMPTLFEDLIKSEKPPISFPVHEYWLDIGQMNELKQARDEYATIFEE; from the coding sequence ATGAAAAGTATTGACAAGATAAAATTAACTACTGGCTCAACTATTAAAGAAGCTATGAAGGCTATAGATGTTGGTGCGATGAAAATTGCGTTAGTTGTAGATAAAGATGAGAGACTACTTGGTGTTTTAACTGACGGTGACATTAGACGGGCTCTTTTAGGTGATATGAGTTTTGATTCTACGGTTGAGTCTATTGTTCAAAAAAATCCTCTTGTATGTTATATAAATGACTCAAGAGAGGATATATTAGCAAAGGCGGTAGGTAAAAAGATTTATCATATGCCTATTTTGGATATGAAAGATAGAGTAGTCGGGATTGAAGACATAGACTCTCTTCTTGAGAGTAGAAATAGAGTAAATAGAGTGGTTTTAATGGTTGGAGGTCTTGGTTCGCGTTTAAGACCGCTTACCGAAGATACTCCAAAACCAATGCTTAAGGTTGGAAACAAACCAATTTTAGAGACGATAATAAATAATTTTAAGCAGTATGGTTTTAAAGATATTATTCTTAGTGTTAATTACAAAGCGGATATAGTTAAATCTCATTTTGGAGATGGCTCTAGATTTGGTGTTAATATTGAATATGTATATGAAGACAAGAGAATGGGTACAGCAGGTGCTTTGAGTCTTATGAGTGGAAAGTTTGATGAGCCATTTTTTGTAATGAATGGCGATTTACTGACAAATGTAAACTTTGAACATTTTTTAAATTTTCATATGGAAAATGACTCAAGAGCGACAATGGCGGTTCGGGAGTATGAGTATCAAGTTCCTTATGGCGTTATTAACCAAGAAGAAGGGGCGATTACCTCTATCGTTGAAAAGCCAATACAGAGATTTTACGTAAATGCGGGAATATATATTCTTGATCCATGTATATTGAAAAAAATTCCTTACAATATTTTTTATGATATGCCAACACTCTTTGAGGATTTGATAAAGAGTGAAAAACCTCCTATATCTTTTCCTGTACATGAGTACTGGCTAGACATTGGACAAATGAATGAACTTAAACAGGCTAGAGATGAGTATGCAACAATTTTTGAGGAGTAA
- a CDS encoding flagellin produces the protein MGFRINTNVAAMNAHRNATNNNVGLDKSLSALSSGLRITKAADDSSGLAIANKLSAQSNGLGQAIRNANDGIGLIQTADGALEEYGNLLNRVRTLAVQGANDTQDSDSRAFISKEMLRLQSEMTHIAAETKFNGKQLLNATTTYTFQVGAFNGDTTSTQISGMLPAAVIGTALATFSTQATAAIIISAMDDAITVVDTLRATLGAAQNQLESTVRNISVTQVNVKAAESQIRDVDFAAESATFAKHNILAQSGSYAMSQANAVQQNVLRLLQ, from the coding sequence ATGGGATTTAGAATAAATACAAATGTTGCGGCAATGAACGCACACAGAAATGCTACAAACAACAATGTTGGACTTGATAAAAGTCTCTCTGCACTCTCTTCAGGTCTTAGAATTACTAAAGCTGCTGATGATTCATCAGGACTAGCAATAGCAAACAAACTTTCAGCTCAGTCAAATGGTTTAGGTCAAGCGATTCGTAATGCAAATGATGGAATTGGACTTATCCAAACTGCAGATGGAGCTTTAGAGGAATATGGAAATCTTTTAAATAGAGTCCGTACACTTGCAGTTCAAGGTGCCAATGATACTCAAGATAGTGATTCAAGAGCTTTTATCTCTAAAGAGATGTTAAGACTTCAGAGTGAAATGACACATATCGCTGCTGAGACAAAGTTTAATGGTAAACAACTTTTAAATGCAACAACTACATATACTTTTCAAGTAGGTGCTTTTAATGGTGATACTACATCAACTCAAATCAGTGGTATGTTGCCTGCTGCTGTTATAGGAACTGCATTAGCAACTTTCTCAACTCAAGCAACCGCAGCGATAATTATATCTGCTATGGATGATGCTATTACTGTTGTTGATACACTAAGAGCAACACTGGGTGCTGCACAAAACCAACTTGAATCAACTGTTAGAAATATATCAGTAACACAAGTAAATGTTAAAGCAGCAGAATCACAAATTCGTGATGTTGACTTTGCAGCAGAATCTGCTACATTTGCTAAACATAATATACTTGCACAATCAGGTTCATATGCTATGAGTCAGGCTAATGCCGTTCAGCAAAATGTTCTTAGATTACTTCAATAA
- a CDS encoding flagellin, giving the protein MGFRINTNVAAMNAHRNATNNNVGLDKSLSALSSGLRITKAADDSSGLAIANKLSAQSNGLGQAIRNANDGIGLIQTADGALDEYGNILNRIRTLAVQGANDTQDSDSRTFIGKEMLRLQSELTHIAAETKFNGKSLLSGATTFTFQVGAFNGDTSQTVIGDMNIATVISANGIITSGAEFDTQAEMASMIAYMDNAITLVDTQRATLGAAQNQLESTVRNISVTQVNVQAAESQIRDVDFAAESANFAKHNILAQSGSYAMSQANAVQQNVLRLLQ; this is encoded by the coding sequence ATGGGATTTAGAATAAATACAAATGTTGCGGCAATGAACGCACACAGAAATGCTACAAACAATAATGTAGGACTTGATAAAAGTTTAAGTGCATTATCTTCAGGTCTTAGAATTACTAAAGCTGCTGATGACTCATCAGGACTAGCAATAGCAAACAAACTTTCAGCTCAATCAAATGGTTTAGGTCAAGCGATTCGTAATGCAAATGATGGAATTGGTCTTATCCAAACTGCAGATGGAGCACTAGATGAGTATGGAAATATCTTAAATAGAATTCGTACACTTGCGGTTCAAGGTGCCAATGATACTCAAGATAGTGATTCAAGAACTTTCATTGGTAAAGAGATGCTTAGACTTCAAAGTGAGTTGACACATATCGCTGCCGAGACTAAGTTTAATGGCAAGTCTTTATTATCAGGAGCTACTACATTTACTTTTCAAGTAGGAGCATTTAATGGAGACACATCACAAACTGTGATTGGAGATATGAATATAGCTACTGTAATATCTGCAAATGGGATTATTACTTCAGGTGCAGAGTTTGATACTCAAGCTGAAATGGCATCTATGATAGCATATATGGATAATGCAATTACTTTAGTTGATACTCAAAGAGCAACTCTGGGTGCTGCGCAAAATCAACTTGAATCAACTGTTAGAAATATATCAGTAACACAAGTAAATGTTCAAGCGGCAGAATCACAAATACGTGATGTTGACTTTGCAGCAGAATCAGCAAACTTTGCTAAACATAACATACTTGCGCAATCAGGTTCATATGCTATGAGTCAGGCTAACGCCGTTCAGCAAAATGTACTAAGATTACTACAGTAA
- the topA gene encoding type I DNA topoisomerase: MDLIIVESPAKARTIKNFLGKGYEVIASKGHIRDLPKSRFGITIDEETNHLVPAYSVAKENAPTVKEIKALAKKADTIYIATDEDREGEAIGWHIAHAIKKDPEELPRIVFHEITKTAIKHALESARKIDMDMVNAQQARRMLDRVVGYKLSPLLASKIQKGLSGGRVQSSTLKLVVEREREIKAFIPVEFWTIDTAFKKDIDANLILHKGDKLSKMSIENKSQAEAITSSAKADSYKITKIETKQRKSSTPPPFMTSTLQQTASSKLGFTPKKTMMVAQALYEGVKTPDGTSGVITYMRTDSLNLAQEAVGAVRGIIESRYGKKYLPAEPKVYTKKAKGAQEAHEAIRPTMLQFTPEVAQSFLKADEIKLYRLIYERFMACQMEDAQFEQQSIIFTGKENEFRASGRKLIFDGFYAVTGAEDKDKLLPTLKKGDSAEIQSIKPEQHFTEPPPRYSEASLIKKLEAEGVGRPSTYAPTVATLSTRTYVTIEKKQIIPTEMAFTVTDILEKHFANIVDISFTANMEEKLDEVSEGTVDWQKLLSDFYFPFMDQVAAGKENIVSLKLAKPLGRTCPKCGESELLLRSGRFGNFIACSGFPKCKYTEQCDEEGNTVEKKEETADEKCDKCGKEMVIKNGRNGQFLACSDYPDCKNTKSINVPEQNSETPCPDCGGTISLKNSRRGPFWGCNNYPECKFISKFEPTTIKCKEKGCKGVLAPRTYRNKEVYECVKCKARTPREEETKA; this comes from the coding sequence TTGGATTTAATAATCGTCGAGTCACCGGCTAAAGCTAGAACTATAAAAAACTTTTTAGGCAAAGGTTATGAAGTTATAGCTTCTAAAGGACATATCCGTGATCTTCCTAAATCACGCTTTGGAATTACAATAGATGAAGAGACAAATCATCTTGTACCTGCTTACTCCGTAGCAAAAGAGAACGCTCCAACTGTTAAAGAGATAAAAGCTCTTGCAAAAAAAGCTGATACTATCTATATCGCGACCGATGAGGACCGTGAGGGAGAAGCTATTGGATGGCATATTGCACATGCTATCAAAAAAGACCCAGAGGAACTTCCTCGTATTGTATTTCACGAGATTACAAAAACAGCTATTAAGCATGCCCTAGAGTCAGCGCGTAAGATAGACATGGATATGGTAAACGCACAGCAAGCTCGTCGTATGCTTGACCGCGTTGTGGGTTATAAGCTCTCACCACTTCTTGCGTCAAAGATTCAAAAAGGACTCTCTGGCGGTCGTGTACAGTCATCTACGCTTAAGCTTGTAGTTGAACGCGAGCGTGAGATAAAAGCTTTTATTCCAGTAGAATTTTGGACTATAGACACAGCATTTAAAAAAGATATAGATGCAAATCTCATCTTACATAAGGGTGATAAACTCTCTAAAATGTCTATAGAAAATAAGTCTCAGGCAGAAGCAATTACTTCAAGCGCTAAAGCTGACAGTTATAAAATCACTAAGATAGAAACTAAGCAGAGAAAGAGCTCAACACCACCACCATTTATGACTTCAACGTTGCAACAAACCGCTTCATCAAAACTTGGATTTACTCCTAAAAAGACAATGATGGTTGCTCAAGCACTCTATGAAGGTGTAAAAACACCAGATGGAACTTCTGGTGTTATCACTTACATGAGAACGGATTCACTTAACTTAGCTCAAGAAGCCGTTGGCGCGGTTCGTGGAATTATCGAGAGTAGATATGGTAAAAAATATCTTCCTGCAGAGCCTAAAGTCTACACAAAAAAAGCAAAAGGAGCGCAAGAAGCTCACGAGGCTATCCGCCCTACAATGCTACAGTTTACCCCTGAAGTTGCACAAAGCTTTTTAAAAGCAGATGAGATTAAACTTTACCGTCTAATCTATGAGCGTTTTATGGCTTGTCAGATGGAAGATGCTCAGTTTGAGCAACAAAGTATTATCTTCACTGGTAAGGAGAATGAGTTCAGAGCAAGTGGTAGAAAACTAATCTTTGATGGTTTTTACGCTGTAACTGGAGCGGAAGACAAAGATAAACTTCTTCCAACTTTAAAAAAGGGAGATAGTGCTGAGATACAGAGTATTAAACCTGAGCAGCACTTTACAGAACCACCTCCGCGTTACTCAGAAGCGTCTTTAATTAAAAAACTTGAAGCTGAGGGCGTTGGTCGTCCGTCTACATATGCTCCAACAGTCGCTACGCTAAGTACTCGTACTTATGTAACTATAGAAAAAAAGCAGATTATTCCAACAGAGATGGCATTTACAGTTACCGATATACTTGAAAAACACTTTGCTAACATCGTAGATATCTCTTTTACAGCGAACATGGAAGAAAAGCTCGATGAAGTAAGTGAAGGTACTGTGGACTGGCAGAAACTTTTAAGTGACTTCTACTTTCCATTTATGGATCAAGTAGCCGCTGGTAAAGAGAACATTGTCTCTCTTAAACTTGCTAAGCCACTTGGGAGAACTTGTCCTAAATGTGGAGAGTCTGAACTACTTCTGCGTTCTGGGCGTTTTGGAAACTTCATAGCATGTAGTGGCTTTCCTAAATGTAAATACACGGAACAGTGCGATGAAGAGGGAAATACCGTAGAGAAAAAAGAAGAGACTGCGGATGAGAAGTGTGATAAATGTGGTAAAGAGATGGTTATTAAAAATGGTCGTAATGGTCAGTTTCTCGCATGTAGCGACTATCCTGATTGTAAAAATACTAAAAGCATTAATGTCCCAGAACAAAATAGTGAAACGCCATGTCCCGACTGTGGTGG
- a CDS encoding flagellin, which yields MGFRINTNIGAMNAHRNASMNNIGLDKSLSALSSGLRITKAADDSAGLAIANKLSAQANGLGQAIRNANDGIGLIQTADGALDEYGNILNRIRTLAVQGANDTQDSDSRAFISKEILRLQSELTHIAAETKFNGKQLLNATTAYTFQVGAFNGDTTSTTISGMLPGSVIGTALATFSTQATAAIIISAMDDAITLVDTLRATLGAAQNQLESTVRNISVTQVNVKAAESQIRDVDFAAESATFAKHNILAQSGSYAMSQANAVQQNVMRLLQ from the coding sequence ATGGGATTTAGAATAAATACCAATATAGGTGCAATGAATGCCCACCGAAATGCTTCGATGAATAATATCGGACTTGATAAAAGTTTAAGTGCATTATCTTCAGGTCTTAGAATTACTAAAGCTGCTGATGATTCAGCTGGTCTTGCAATAGCAAACAAACTTTCAGCTCAGGCAAATGGTTTAGGTCAAGCGATTCGTAATGCAAATGATGGAATTGGACTTATCCAAACTGCAGATGGAGCACTAGATGAGTATGGAAATATCTTAAATAGAATTCGTACACTTGCGGTTCAAGGTGCCAATGATACTCAAGATAGTGATTCAAGAGCTTTTATCTCTAAAGAGATATTAAGACTTCAGAGTGAATTAACACATATCGCTGCTGAGACAAAGTTTAATGGTAAACAACTTTTAAATGCGACAACAGCATATACTTTTCAAGTAGGTGCATTTAATGGTGATACTACATCAACTACAATTAGTGGTATGTTGCCTGGATCAGTTATAGGAACTGCATTAGCAACTTTCTCTACACAAGCAACTGCAGCGATAATTATATCTGCTATGGATGATGCAATTACATTGGTTGATACACTAAGAGCAACACTGGGTGCTGCACAAAACCAACTTGAGTCAACTGTTAGAAATATATCAGTTACACAAGTAAATGTTAAAGCAGCAGAATCACAAATTCGTGATGTTGACTTTGCAGCAGAATCTGCTACATTTGCTAAACATAATATACTTGCACAATCAGGTTCATATGCTATGAGTCAGGCTAATGCCGTTCAGCAAAATGTTATGAGATTATTACAGTAA